TAAGAACTCTATCAAGGCTGACTAGGCTAGCatataaaatgtaaagattGCCTGAATAGGGCAATATCTCATGAACTTACTCTTTGACCAGCAATAGGTGAATGGAGGATCCGCTGTCTGCACCGCGGTTTCTTTGACAGTTACTCTGTGTACCTGGTCATGCCGCTCTCTGGTAAATAAAGGGGACGATGCTGAAGATGGGTGTTTTCCAGAATATGTGCAGCTCTCAGAACGTTCCTCTGACATTTTTGATACAGATTCCCTGTCTGTTGTAGACAGAGACCTTTCAAAGTCTTCAGAATATTCTGAATTAACAGTTCTCTCATCATGATCAAGATAATCCTGTTTGTGTCTCGGAAGATCTGCAGAAACTCCACTCAAATGCTCAGAGATTTCAGCTTCAGTCACGGTTTTTTCAATATCCCCTTCAGAAGCATCATTCACACCAGTTACTGCACTTGCCATTTTAAGAGAAGTTTGGTCTTTTTCCACCAGGAAGGTATCTTTTTTTGGATTTCTATTTGATTCTTGAGTAATGTGAATGTCTGTCccctgtaaaacaaaacagctgtaTGTTAGGAGAATCAACAAAATATAACCTTGAGTATGCCTCCATTATTCTTCATCTGTTCTGCTGCACATCCCTGAGAGTTAGCTACTACTtcattaggaaataaaaatgttgctcTTCTGTGTCACCCTGCAAACTGTGCAGTGCTGTTACATTTAGTAAGGAAATGCAGacactaaaaaaagaatttggtcAGGTTTCAGTAGACTGTAAAATCCTATCTAACCCTTACAGCTAGTGAGACGTGCCCACCCCACATAGCCTATGAGTAGAATAGaagtattcattttaaaatatccaccCTCCACCAAACACAGAATGGAAATATGTGCTAGTAGGGAATTTCTACTTACTTTCTGCTCTGATTCTGCTGCCTCACTGGTGATGTTTGGTGCCAAATCATCAAGGCTCAGGATATTCACTCTGAAGTCTAGAATCAAATGATATTTCGTCATGAGAATTTGCATGAAAATTACAGTACACTTTCCCTTAAGCAAGAaacgtggaaaaaaaaaagtcagtacCACATTCCTAATTTAAAGTGTAATACTAAAAAGTAATAGCAGTCAATCACTCTGAACCTTTAACTTAGCAGCAGCTCTTTCTTATGTTTCCTCCTTTGCCTGTCAGTGGATCTGCTAACCCCCGTTCAAGAGATGCTTGCTGCCCCTCATTCACACTTGTTCTCACTCAGAGCCGTTGGTACATTGTCCCACTCATATctgaaaactattaaaatgtTGTAATTGCTTTGATGACATAACCGTCACCCAGGGAAGCATCATTAAACTGAACCCATTAAAtcaaaagccaagaaaaatacaaatatattacactagaaaaaagaaacagagcaacaTAATTCCTTTGATAAAAGTCTCGGTTTAGGTAAAATTACACTACTGAATCCTTTCAATGTGAGTATCTGCCCATGTTTATTAGTAAATTTATCAGTAGATTATTAGTACAATTCATGCCAAGTCTACTGAGACAATATTTTAGAACTAACTTACCATTTGAGCTGCTGCTAGTTGAATCTTCCgcatcagctgcttttgaaaataattcatctaatgattttatttcacttctgtcACTTTCAAGTGATATTTGGCTTTGCTTGGTGTTGCCTGTTCTAGGCAGAGTAATCTTTACAGTATTGTCTTTCATGGAAGAGGACAGTGATTGAGATCTCATATTATGTCGTACTGACAGGTTTCTGCTGGCTGGTGAAGGTGTTGGTGAATTAACTCTaccaaaaccatttttctctGCGTCTCTGCTatgaaaagatgttttagaTACCTCTGTCAGTGAAACTTCTTTATGAGATGGAGGGGGCACTCCTGACGCAACTGGAGTCTTATTCTTTTGAAGAACATGAAAGAGAGATTTGTGTTACTTCATTTCTTATGTGTAGATcactaaaaaggaaaaccaattATAATGggtaaaaaaagagtaattttaaaatgtgaattgaAGCTAAATCATATCATGAGCAAGCCGCAAAtgcaaaatcaaattttaatttctggtgTTATCTAAATAAAAAGTGACCTACCAATTAAAATGATTTcataaaagtataaataaaaatacataatccAGCAAAGTCTGTATTTACCTTTCCACCCCATTTAGAATCACTTACAACAACTCTCCAATTCTCCAGATTTCCACTGGAAAACTCCAAAGAGCTCTCCATCAATTCTCTCATTTCCTCTTCATCGCTATCCAAACCAAGCTGTTGTTTAACCATAAGATTCTTTTCAGGGCTTTggctgctttcctcttccttagAACAGGCATTACTGAGGGTCATATTTCCACTGGCAGTAGCGTAATTCTTCAGATATTTCTTGCCCCTTGCACTGTGTTCGTGACCAGAAGCAGATGAGAAGGACTCTTCATCCAAAGGCTTCTGGCCCAAGCCAGTGTTTTGCAATTCCATCTGCTTTTTTCGATTCATGATTTTGCTTTCTAGTTGTGCCACCTTCCTCAGAGCTGAGCTCGACCGTGTGTGGGAAGCGCTACCCGGACTGCTCTTCGCGGCGTGTCTGCTCGCTGTCTGCACAGCGCTTCCCGATGTCTGCCACCACTGGCTTCCATGTACATTTTCGTTGCGCACCTTTAGGAATCTGCTGTGGCAGAACAGAGCTCTTCCAGTTTTCTCCAACTCTGTGTCAACCGCAGAGAGGTCACTACAGGAGCGAGGAAGGACGCTGCGCCCGGCTGCGATGGTTCTCCTACGGGGAGCGTCGCTGCGTCCCTGCCGAGAAGAGGATGCAAAGAGCCCTCAGAGGTGGAGGCAGGCGGCCCGgttcagctcccagctcccGGGACTGA
This region of Gymnogyps californianus isolate 813 chromosome 24, ASM1813914v2, whole genome shotgun sequence genomic DNA includes:
- the C24H19orf44 gene encoding uncharacterized protein C19orf44 homolog — protein: MLGLVVGALTGWRQYAFLGLATYGQASPAREGGALRGANEGAGCWGVAVSGIRPAADRSGPGLGEPPPPPQDGPSRMAAIARAQRAPAGGGQGRSDAPRRRTIAAGRSVLPRSCSDLSAVDTELEKTGRALFCHSRFLKVRNENVHGSQWWQTSGSAVQTASRHAAKSSPGSASHTRSSSALRKVAQLESKIMNRKKQMELQNTGLGQKPLDEESFSSASGHEHSARGKKYLKNYATASGNMTLSNACSKEEESSQSPEKNLMVKQQLGLDSDEEEMRELMESSLEFSSGNLENWRVVVSDSKWGGKNKTPVASGVPPPSHKEVSLTEVSKTSFHSRDAEKNGFGRVNSPTPSPASRNLSVRHNMRSQSLSSSMKDNTVKITLPRTGNTKQSQISLESDRSEIKSLDELFSKAADAEDSTSSSSNDFRVNILSLDDLAPNITSEAAESEQKGTDIHITQESNRNPKKDTFLVEKDQTSLKMASAVTGVNDASEGDIEKTVTEAEISEHLSGVSADLPRHKQDYLDHDERTVNSEYSEDFERSLSTTDRESVSKMSEERSESCTYSGKHPSSASSPLFTRERHDQVHRVTVKETAVQTADPPFTYCWSKTNTSAVLDPPVGNSYIDPVPIASHVISMDAVEALTAYSPSVLVLNAMLKQHLMLTQQFVENIHHLHVTLVESLENEKFHYHTLEEAKEYIRNHKSPPLTIEQAREEIRKAQEEKLL